A window of Pirellula sp. SH-Sr6A contains these coding sequences:
- a CDS encoding tubulin-like doman-containing protein, with translation MIMRSVNSTTSSARTTARRELREALKIIDLQPTVLIGLGGAGGEAVRRVKHQLDRRGLESHVIMRVFDTDPSAIKGSGGLPSFDDQEFCHVSMDRIPTVLDDPARHAYLAKRLGLANPEHRSFLERVLNTGIDQAGQVRQLGLLSGLTNSSLIGDRLRGALAEVTHVFRSLIAMRERENPIRLRQRTKVVVISSVCGGSGGSLFLEQIALLRSLTHNLNVDICAYLLLPSVFENVACGSQEQHRRVYGNGSACLTEFDAFNSGFGLVNGIKLGPSESRSYSADAGMVNQTFLIGRRLADGSDLQSPDAVLDMLALHIVADCATELGDRLNVDDDNLATIRELSVDPKTGKPRSYSTIGASAVGIDFNRINKVCTALTLHGLYDQRIMGAGSSAKDEVDNWLNANQIGSDASELVSGLKRGATANQSVYTNGLFQVATAQRTVYHKNSLFPAKFELVRKQFRDVHLRTVENRLEDMVTASADKLMKDAEHRVASIVRDHGVKKAEKFVRGVLDRISPIVKGLESQSKARHTQAQSYDLVAVEALKPLGRFPRRWFGRTAKLQNRAIESLRSAFAAALDSLLCRSALTVLERMALQLEQLAAKLHRAVSGAEARLKTLKNDVDNHHRSGSVHTSSKVEVDVSSGELDRKLCDQFGPESSALLETMAKELGCSIAEAIVALSKDESAYSTVESLVYNDFAEAIGEVSVLDILGEQLQSSDASVQAKAFAMLQAGIQACSPAWQADSELLDVDFDGTLIIGVPALGTEANREVVVAAVTAIAKATETNSRYRNKLNVTTTADLHRIYVLRRVHGARPHYLPEIMDACVAYDEWIQDGGHPLFTFTSDIVAKMPSLRPKREAAEAELALALGLAMGFVAMRGSNFYENLRRESAESAADYSVWLNSQWNGIAFSNGKLTVAAGPLKTSIDAGRISYQARDDFDDKRRLGNGMDATAEALEKNEALVRTILSAFETICEVAGNHNVANEIEAYVAALANRYQAKDTYFGIAMRQVELLRAQVDTLRHS, from the coding sequence ATGATTATGCGCAGTGTAAATTCAACGACGTCGTCTGCTCGTACTACCGCCCGCCGCGAGCTTCGTGAAGCATTGAAGATCATTGACCTTCAACCAACAGTGTTAATCGGTTTGGGCGGCGCTGGCGGCGAGGCGGTACGAAGAGTAAAGCATCAACTCGATCGCCGAGGACTCGAATCCCACGTGATCATGCGAGTGTTCGACACAGACCCCAGCGCCATCAAAGGCTCGGGTGGCTTGCCTAGCTTTGACGATCAAGAGTTCTGCCATGTTTCTATGGATCGAATTCCAACGGTATTGGACGATCCAGCCCGTCACGCCTACTTGGCGAAGCGATTGGGATTGGCCAACCCAGAGCATCGCAGCTTTTTGGAGCGGGTGCTCAATACCGGAATCGATCAAGCGGGCCAAGTGAGGCAGTTGGGTCTGCTGAGTGGACTGACGAACTCAAGCTTGATTGGAGATCGGCTTCGAGGAGCGTTAGCCGAGGTAACGCACGTTTTCCGCAGCCTGATCGCGATGCGCGAACGCGAGAACCCTATTCGCCTGCGACAGCGAACGAAGGTAGTCGTTATCTCCTCTGTTTGTGGCGGCTCAGGCGGAAGCCTGTTTTTGGAGCAGATCGCACTGCTGAGAAGCTTGACGCACAACTTGAATGTAGACATCTGCGCGTATCTGCTCCTGCCGAGCGTTTTCGAAAACGTGGCTTGTGGAAGCCAAGAGCAGCATCGTCGTGTTTACGGTAATGGTTCTGCGTGCTTGACAGAGTTCGACGCCTTTAACAGCGGATTCGGACTCGTAAACGGGATCAAGCTAGGGCCCAGTGAATCGCGCTCATACAGCGCTGATGCCGGAATGGTCAATCAGACATTCTTGATTGGACGCCGACTTGCAGATGGTTCTGATTTGCAATCACCTGATGCAGTATTGGACATGCTGGCCCTCCACATCGTGGCTGATTGTGCTACGGAACTGGGTGATCGATTGAATGTCGATGACGACAATTTGGCAACAATTCGCGAATTGTCCGTCGATCCCAAGACAGGGAAGCCACGCTCCTACAGCACCATTGGTGCAAGCGCGGTGGGAATCGACTTCAACCGAATCAACAAAGTGTGTACGGCTTTGACGCTGCACGGACTTTATGATCAACGGATTATGGGTGCCGGTAGCTCTGCAAAGGATGAAGTTGACAACTGGTTGAACGCTAACCAAATCGGGAGCGACGCCTCGGAATTGGTAAGCGGCTTGAAACGCGGAGCAACGGCCAACCAGTCTGTTTACACTAATGGACTGTTCCAAGTCGCAACTGCTCAGCGAACGGTGTATCACAAGAACTCGTTGTTCCCCGCGAAGTTTGAGCTGGTTCGCAAGCAGTTTCGTGATGTCCACCTCAGGACAGTTGAGAATCGTCTTGAAGATATGGTGACTGCGTCCGCCGATAAGTTGATGAAGGACGCCGAACACCGTGTCGCGAGTATCGTTCGCGACCATGGTGTAAAGAAGGCCGAGAAGTTTGTCCGAGGCGTTCTCGATCGCATCAGCCCGATTGTAAAGGGACTTGAGTCACAATCTAAGGCCCGTCACACGCAGGCACAATCTTACGACCTCGTAGCCGTCGAGGCATTGAAACCTCTTGGCCGATTTCCTCGACGCTGGTTTGGACGAACCGCGAAACTTCAAAATCGGGCCATTGAATCGCTTCGCTCCGCATTCGCGGCCGCCTTGGACAGCCTGCTATGCCGCTCGGCACTAACCGTGTTGGAGAGAATGGCACTTCAACTTGAACAGTTGGCAGCGAAACTTCACCGTGCTGTTTCTGGCGCTGAGGCTCGCTTGAAAACGCTGAAGAATGATGTGGACAACCACCATCGCAGTGGAAGCGTTCACACCAGCTCCAAGGTCGAAGTGGACGTCTCATCGGGGGAACTCGATCGCAAGTTGTGTGATCAATTCGGACCAGAATCGTCTGCGTTATTGGAAACGATGGCGAAAGAGCTGGGTTGCTCCATCGCCGAGGCCATTGTCGCATTGTCCAAGGACGAATCGGCGTACTCCACTGTGGAATCGCTGGTCTACAACGATTTCGCTGAAGCTATTGGCGAGGTCTCGGTCCTCGACATACTTGGCGAACAACTGCAATCGAGTGATGCGAGTGTCCAAGCCAAAGCATTTGCGATGCTTCAAGCCGGCATTCAGGCTTGCTCACCAGCGTGGCAAGCGGACAGCGAACTTTTGGACGTCGACTTCGATGGTACGCTAATTATCGGCGTTCCAGCGTTGGGCACCGAAGCGAACCGCGAGGTGGTAGTCGCTGCCGTCACAGCGATTGCCAAGGCCACCGAAACCAATTCGCGGTACCGCAATAAACTGAACGTGACGACGACAGCGGACTTGCACCGCATCTATGTATTGCGCCGGGTACACGGGGCGCGGCCACACTATTTGCCCGAGATCATGGATGCGTGCGTCGCTTACGACGAATGGATTCAGGATGGTGGTCACCCACTGTTCACCTTCACGTCAGACATTGTCGCCAAGATGCCCTCGCTTCGTCCAAAGCGTGAGGCTGCCGAAGCCGAGTTGGCCCTGGCCCTGGGCTTAGCGATGGGCTTTGTTGCCATGCGAGGCTCGAACTTCTACGAGAACCTACGCCGTGAGTCTGCCGAATCGGCCGCTGATTACTCGGTATGGTTGAATAGTCAGTGGAACGGAATCGCGTTTAGCAACGGGAAGCTCACGGTTGCTGCCGGCCCGCTCAAAACCAGTATCGACGCCGGGAGGATCTCGTACCAAGCTCGCGACGACTTCGATGATAAGCGCCGCTTGGGTAATGGAATGGACGCAACCGCTGAAGCTTTGGAAAAGAATGAGGCGCTTGTACGCACGATTTTAAGCGCCTTCGAGACGATCTGCGAGGTCGCAGGAAATCACAACGTCGCCAACGAAATCGAAGC
- a CDS encoding MlaD family protein: protein MTNGNDLFSDDVLGATPDDGEAGQESSDFGQWFVPVAVTVGILLMATAGVVFWPSGSHKFGTTSITVSGSDVGSLNPGSPVMLEQIQVGEVESVSIRQGIPVASLKMSKEHIGEIPPNSRFEVGSLNWLLPGNVGVKVVPADTVQKSTSNRAVEIAVDDSLLPIHVPTNSYLAIAVLLGAIASAAGVMLKIARSQWVGITLLVLATAIFVYLFWTGTLRVEQIQELLRAIPTQSEQVSSESAGSIAQQ, encoded by the coding sequence ATGACAAACGGCAATGATTTGTTCTCGGACGATGTACTTGGTGCAACGCCTGACGATGGCGAGGCTGGCCAAGAGTCTAGTGACTTTGGTCAGTGGTTTGTTCCTGTAGCGGTGACGGTCGGAATCCTTTTGATGGCAACTGCCGGTGTGGTTTTCTGGCCATCCGGTAGTCACAAATTTGGTACCACCAGTATCACAGTTAGCGGGTCCGATGTTGGTTCGTTAAATCCCGGCTCGCCCGTAATGCTCGAGCAGATTCAAGTTGGTGAAGTGGAGTCTGTTTCGATTCGGCAGGGCATTCCTGTTGCGTCATTGAAGATGAGCAAGGAACACATTGGCGAGATTCCTCCCAATAGTCGCTTTGAAGTCGGTTCATTGAACTGGCTACTACCCGGCAATGTCGGAGTAAAGGTGGTCCCAGCAGACACGGTACAAAAGTCAACGAGCAACCGAGCGGTAGAAATCGCTGTTGACGATTCATTGCTACCAATCCACGTACCCACCAACAGTTACTTAGCAATCGCGGTGCTACTGGGGGCCATTGCGTCTGCGGCGGGTGTGATGCTCAAGATTGCGCGCAGCCAGTGGGTTGGGATAACGCTGTTGGTGTTAGCCACGGCGATTTTTGTCTATCTGTTTTGGACCGGAACGCTGCGTGTTGAGCAGATCCAAGAACTACTCCGCGCAATCCCAACTCAGAGCGAACAAGTAAGTAGCGAATCGGCTGGATCAATTGCTCAGCAATGA
- a CDS encoding branched-chain amino acid ABC transporter permease, whose product MQILVNGIISGTAIAILALAFQCIYLPTRVFFIGMAGVYAMTPFVAWSVLKAGGGWWLAIPAATLTAVMLCLLCEWLIHLPMEKKKASSAAHLIASLGASIVLVQITAMIWGNDTKSLRIGVDSVVHFGNVIVTGAQWGTLGAGAALIAAFWALLMKSDLGLRLRALADNPIQFALFGYNIHLYRTFSFVVGGLLAAAVSLVTAYDVGFDPHTGLHAVLLAVVAVIIGGRGSFVGPVLGGLLLGLVRAQVVWHWSARWQEAVTFALLAAVLLLLPHGLLGRKARLEANE is encoded by the coding sequence ATGCAGATTCTTGTTAATGGGATTATTTCGGGAACTGCGATAGCCATTTTGGCGTTGGCTTTTCAGTGCATCTACCTCCCAACCCGCGTGTTCTTCATCGGCATGGCAGGCGTTTACGCGATGACGCCGTTTGTCGCTTGGTCCGTGCTGAAAGCAGGTGGTGGATGGTGGCTTGCAATCCCGGCGGCAACGCTCACTGCGGTCATGCTGTGCCTGCTTTGTGAGTGGTTGATCCATTTGCCGATGGAAAAGAAGAAAGCCTCTAGTGCCGCACATTTGATCGCCTCGCTTGGTGCCTCCATTGTACTGGTGCAAATCACGGCGATGATTTGGGGAAATGATACCAAGTCATTGCGAATCGGGGTGGACTCCGTCGTCCACTTTGGCAACGTGATCGTCACTGGTGCCCAATGGGGCACCCTCGGTGCCGGTGCCGCACTGATCGCTGCCTTCTGGGCTTTGCTGATGAAGTCCGACCTAGGGCTACGACTAAGGGCGCTAGCCGACAACCCGATTCAGTTCGCCCTATTTGGGTACAACATTCATCTATATCGTACTTTTTCCTTCGTTGTCGGCGGGCTTCTCGCAGCTGCAGTCTCACTGGTCACCGCATACGATGTCGGCTTTGATCCACATACCGGCCTGCATGCCGTTTTGCTGGCGGTCGTCGCCGTTATCATCGGTGGTCGCGGTTCGTTCGTCGGGCCTGTCCTGGGTGGGCTATTGCTCGGTCTAGTTCGCGCACAAGTTGTTTGGCACTGGTCAGCTCGGTGGCAAGAAGCAGTAACGTTCGCATTGCTGGCTGCCGTGCTATTGCTGCTGCCCCACGGACTGTTGGGACGAAAGGCCCGCTTGGAGGCAAATGAATGA
- a CDS encoding branched-chain amino acid ABC transporter permease, with protein sequence MNYLIHLLIYFDIYLIVALSLNLIVGYTGMLTLAHAAFYAIGGYAYALLSINLGWGFIPAAAVGAFIAAVLSLIVSLPSWRLRGDFFVLATLAVQALVYGTLYNWTSSDAPLGSLRNLTNGPFGITGIPRPSLLGWQISNQISYGIFATMVAGFVALIVWRLTASPWGRLLKAVRDDELAAQGLGKNTRLVKLQVVAIASGLVAIAGALYAGHVRYLDPSSASLDESILMLSMVIVGGLGNFRGPFVGAALLILLPEALRFIALPDAIAANMRLLIYGVLLVVMMQFRPQGIAGDYRME encoded by the coding sequence ATGAACTACCTTATCCACCTGCTGATCTACTTCGATATCTATCTGATCGTCGCACTCAGCCTGAACCTGATCGTCGGCTACACCGGCATGTTAACTCTCGCCCACGCCGCGTTCTACGCAATCGGTGGTTACGCTTACGCCCTTTTGTCCATCAATCTTGGCTGGGGATTCATTCCCGCAGCGGCGGTGGGAGCATTCATCGCGGCCGTCCTCAGCCTGATTGTGTCGCTTCCATCGTGGCGGCTACGCGGCGATTTTTTCGTGTTAGCGACGTTAGCTGTGCAAGCGCTCGTCTACGGCACGCTTTACAACTGGACCAGCAGCGACGCACCACTCGGATCACTAAGAAACTTGACCAATGGACCGTTTGGCATCACGGGCATTCCACGGCCATCGCTGCTTGGCTGGCAAATCTCTAATCAAATCAGCTACGGAATCTTCGCCACTATGGTCGCCGGTTTTGTGGCGTTGATCGTTTGGCGATTGACCGCTTCTCCGTGGGGCCGGTTGTTGAAAGCCGTCCGAGATGACGAGCTAGCCGCCCAAGGCCTAGGCAAAAATACTCGGCTTGTGAAGCTGCAAGTCGTCGCCATCGCCAGCGGGTTGGTTGCCATTGCCGGAGCCCTGTACGCCGGCCACGTCCGCTACCTGGACCCGTCATCTGCGAGCTTGGACGAATCCATCTTAATGCTCAGCATGGTAATCGTCGGTGGACTTGGCAATTTTCGAGGACCGTTTGTCGGGGCCGCCTTGTTGATACTCTTGCCGGAAGCCCTACGCTTCATCGCGTTGCCTGATGCCATCGCCGCCAACATGCGATTGCTTATTTACGGCGTTTTGCTGGTCGTAATGATGCAGTTCCGCCCTCAAGGCATCGCGGGCGACTACCGAATGGAATAA
- a CDS encoding ATP-binding cassette domain-containing protein, with amino-acid sequence MSATVSNLAPSQSAVVLRASGLRKSFGGQTVLDGVDVELRRGEVVLLEGENGSGKTTLLNILTGNLEADSGTIRYSANSHATDFHFPRSWLQNFNLFNRFSPDTIARQGFGRTWQDVRLFDSLSLRDNIAVGQQDQRGENPLFALFGFGNRFMAGNSLVAGDIIEDEPKKRKLAPSCSRDSANPRTTEPSGNSDHSKSTYAPNGSRPGITSSPDKMLAQLGLEGREHSSGDMISLGQSKRVAIARAIAAGAKVLFLDEPLAGLDRNGIDEVLGMLSKLVAEHELTIVIIEHVFNQTHLHDLVTTRWQLANGKIAISEPKQSSQITRDSKTAEQSNWFQLLSNVAEEIITERLPRGAKLTRFRIDKRYVPKPALEIKKLVIRRGKRTVIGLDEVGRETGFNLRINDGEIAILEAPNGWGKSSLVQVVLGLTQADSGCVNQRRMPVSFQPRFLKQLHRIDCNTFGVLSDPSLFSTFRVNENYRVANLIPRGSLASNKRVCDLSGGQRKMLALDIAIHFEPTPHVLILDEPFNALDESTSIEIMHRILQFTNSMATFIMVPTSYIGMEENDS; translated from the coding sequence TTGAGCGCCACCGTTTCAAATCTCGCACCCTCACAATCAGCTGTCGTTCTGCGCGCCTCGGGGTTGCGAAAATCGTTTGGTGGTCAGACTGTGCTCGATGGTGTTGACGTCGAACTGCGACGTGGCGAAGTCGTTCTGCTCGAAGGCGAAAACGGTTCCGGCAAGACCACACTGTTAAACATTCTCACTGGCAACCTCGAAGCCGACTCGGGAACCATCCGCTATTCCGCCAACTCCCACGCCACGGATTTTCACTTTCCCCGTTCATGGCTTCAAAACTTCAACCTCTTCAACCGCTTCTCGCCTGACACCATTGCCCGACAAGGCTTCGGACGCACATGGCAAGACGTCCGCTTGTTCGATTCTCTCTCGCTGCGCGACAACATTGCCGTCGGACAACAGGACCAACGCGGCGAAAACCCACTTTTCGCTTTGTTTGGATTTGGCAATAGATTCATGGCCGGCAATTCGCTGGTCGCCGGTGACATCATTGAGGATGAACCAAAAAAACGAAAGCTAGCGCCCAGTTGCTCACGGGATAGTGCCAATCCGAGAACCACGGAGCCCTCGGGGAATTCGGATCACTCGAAATCAACTTACGCACCGAACGGATCTCGTCCTGGAATTACCAGCTCGCCCGACAAAATGCTTGCCCAACTTGGCTTGGAAGGTCGTGAGCATTCATCGGGCGACATGATTTCACTTGGCCAATCCAAGCGAGTGGCCATCGCCCGCGCCATTGCCGCTGGAGCCAAGGTATTATTTCTTGACGAGCCACTGGCCGGACTTGATCGCAATGGCATCGACGAAGTCCTCGGCATGCTGTCGAAGCTGGTCGCCGAACACGAACTTACCATAGTCATCATTGAACACGTCTTCAATCAAACCCATCTCCATGATCTAGTTACCACCCGCTGGCAGCTAGCCAATGGAAAGATCGCCATTAGCGAACCAAAACAGTCCAGCCAAATAACCCGCGATTCAAAAACTGCAGAGCAATCCAATTGGTTCCAGCTCCTCTCCAATGTTGCCGAAGAAATAATTACTGAACGGCTCCCGCGGGGTGCTAAGCTAACCCGCTTCCGCATCGACAAACGTTACGTCCCGAAGCCAGCCCTTGAGATCAAAAAACTCGTCATACGCCGTGGCAAACGCACCGTTATCGGTCTCGACGAAGTAGGCCGAGAAACCGGCTTCAATCTACGTATCAACGACGGTGAAATCGCAATTCTCGAAGCCCCCAACGGCTGGGGGAAAAGCAGTCTAGTCCAAGTAGTTCTAGGTCTTACTCAAGCCGATTCCGGTTGCGTCAATCAACGACGAATGCCAGTTAGTTTTCAGCCAAGATTCCTTAAGCAACTACATCGAATAGATTGCAATACGTTTGGCGTTCTTTCCGACCCAAGCTTATTCTCTACTTTCAGAGTAAATGAAAACTACCGTGTAGCGAATTTAATTCCACGTGGCTCGCTTGCTTCGAATAAGCGAGTTTGTGATTTAAGCGGTGGGCAACGTAAGATGCTCGCTCTTGATATAGCTATACATTTTGAACCAACACCGCATGTATTAATACTTGACGAACCGTTTAATGCACTCGACGAATCAACTTCGATTGAAATAATGCATAGAATTTTACAATTCACTAACTCAATGGCGACATTCATCATGGTGCCAACCTCATATATCGGCATGGAAGAAAATGACAGTTAA
- the hemB gene encoding porphobilinogen synthase, which yields MTVKSSIVRLRRLRSSGATRTLLAKAKPQSTNMVWPVVVVEGSNVKQEVPSMPGQHLLSPDRLVEEIRSLAVPIGGILLFGKIDNKRKTEDARYSWDSSGLLQKSIAIVKKTFPDLMVMSDVGLSGYTSHGNSGILNAKSKQIDNDETLSALSRIALSHADAGADCVAPSCMMDGQVDQIRRTLEENRFVETLVMGYSAKFSSNLYDTFPVWMSGASEETAGSFRNSCPLMESYCLPYDSKELACREALQDELEGADILMVKPAIHYLDIISEIRQRTQLPLAAYNVSGEYSMIHATAERGWGDLYRLARESLVAINRAGADITITYWANQFSHIFP from the coding sequence ATGACAGTTAAAAGCTCGATAGTACGTCTTCGTCGCCTTCGTTCCAGCGGAGCAACACGGACTCTACTCGCGAAAGCTAAGCCTCAATCCACGAACATGGTTTGGCCGGTAGTTGTCGTTGAGGGAAGTAACGTGAAGCAAGAGGTGCCTAGTATGCCAGGACAGCACTTGCTTTCACCAGACCGACTTGTTGAAGAGATTAGGAGCCTTGCTGTCCCGATTGGAGGGATTCTGCTATTCGGAAAAATTGATAATAAGCGAAAAACGGAAGACGCACGATATTCGTGGGACTCGTCTGGATTACTACAAAAATCTATTGCGATCGTCAAGAAAACATTTCCAGATCTGATGGTAATGTCAGATGTTGGCCTCAGTGGCTATACATCGCACGGAAACAGTGGAATTCTTAACGCGAAGTCAAAACAGATTGATAACGATGAAACGCTCAGTGCGCTTTCACGAATTGCACTTTCTCATGCAGATGCGGGGGCTGATTGTGTTGCACCAAGTTGCATGATGGATGGGCAGGTCGACCAAATCCGAAGAACTTTAGAAGAAAATAGGTTTGTAGAGACGCTCGTCATGGGCTACTCGGCAAAATTCTCTTCTAACTTGTACGACACCTTTCCTGTTTGGATGTCTGGTGCTAGCGAAGAGACTGCAGGCTCATTTCGCAACTCTTGCCCACTAATGGAATCTTATTGCCTTCCGTATGACTCAAAAGAACTCGCTTGTCGCGAAGCGCTCCAAGACGAATTGGAGGGTGCAGATATTCTGATGGTCAAACCGGCAATACACTATCTCGATATAATCAGCGAGATACGTCAAAGGACGCAATTGCCTCTTGCCGCGTACAACGTTAGTGGAGAGTACTCCATGATTCATGCAACAGCGGAACGAGGGTGGGGGGATTTGTATAGGCTCGCTAGGGAATCGCTTGTTGCCATCAACCGAGCTGGTGCTGATATCACCATTACATACTGGGCAAATCAGTTTTCACACATTTTTCCTTGA
- a CDS encoding ABC transporter substrate-binding protein: protein MQRKHILWIITSAVVVVSLIVLSRQNERAPKQEDMKTIVALLPLTGPAASTGEGIKKGIELKAKEIRATGGKLQIEYLDSAANPKTAVSLFQKATDFSQADATIIAMSGVTNAIMPLLDGSRLVVATCVADSSLSKPEAGLYRVFLSADEMSWKAADTLLNEKAANAIVVTVNDDYGRSCEIAFRDRFAKEQGLNVQSETFEVTQKDYRDVWKKLLASKPDSIFVAGYGPGYFTVLNQLLETDFQGMLVTDWSLTDPGYLSATNGMRDGVRVVGVRPSRKFLTDYDAMYGADGSFVLSGYAYSAMDLVWKSLNTRDEPDAVKAFADLGSTSTAMGTLEFNRQGGVNANYDIFQIKDGALELNPEMEHK from the coding sequence ATGCAACGAAAACATATTCTTTGGATAATAACAAGTGCAGTCGTGGTAGTCAGCCTAATCGTACTTTCACGACAAAACGAACGTGCTCCAAAACAGGAGGATATGAAGACCATAGTAGCCCTACTGCCATTGACGGGACCGGCTGCAAGCACAGGGGAAGGAATAAAGAAAGGCATCGAGCTAAAGGCGAAGGAAATTAGGGCGACCGGCGGTAAGTTGCAAATTGAGTATCTTGACTCGGCTGCCAATCCTAAAACGGCTGTCTCTCTATTCCAAAAGGCTACCGATTTTTCACAAGCTGACGCCACTATAATCGCAATGAGTGGTGTTACTAACGCGATTATGCCACTTCTAGACGGTAGCCGCCTCGTTGTAGCAACTTGCGTAGCTGATAGCTCGCTTTCTAAACCGGAAGCTGGACTCTACCGCGTGTTTCTTTCGGCCGACGAAATGAGCTGGAAAGCCGCTGATACATTACTCAATGAAAAAGCCGCTAACGCGATCGTCGTAACCGTAAATGACGATTATGGTCGATCATGCGAAATTGCATTCCGAGATCGATTCGCAAAGGAGCAAGGTCTTAATGTCCAATCTGAGACCTTTGAGGTTACTCAAAAAGACTATCGCGATGTGTGGAAGAAGCTTTTGGCATCGAAACCAGATTCAATTTTTGTTGCGGGGTATGGGCCAGGCTACTTCACGGTTCTCAACCAGCTGCTTGAGACTGATTTTCAAGGGATGCTCGTTACGGATTGGAGTCTAACAGACCCAGGTTACTTAAGTGCTACAAACGGAATGCGAGATGGTGTAAGAGTAGTTGGCGTTAGACCCAGTAGAAAGTTTTTAACGGATTATGACGCCATGTACGGAGCTGATGGTTCGTTTGTTCTTTCTGGCTATGCCTACTCAGCAATGGACTTAGTTTGGAAGTCTTTAAACACCCGCGACGAACCGGATGCAGTAAAGGCGTTTGCTGATCTTGGTTCGACGTCCACCGCAATGGGCACCCTCGAATTTAATCGCCAAGGCGGGGTGAATGCGAATTATGACATCTTTCAGATTAAAGATGGAGCACTCGAGCTGAATCCCGAAATGGAACATAAGTAA